A window of the Burkholderia sp. 9120 genome harbors these coding sequences:
- the gmd gene encoding GDP-mannose 4,6-dehydratase translates to MSQPRKAIITGVSGQDGAYLTKLLLDKGYHVTGTYRRTSSVNFWRIRELGVLAHPNLRLVEHDLTDLGSTLRLLEGAQADELYNLAAQSFVGVSFDQPVTTAEVTGVGALNLLEGIRILNPKTRFYQASTSEMFGLVQAVPQREDTPFYPRSPYGVAKLFAHWSTINYRESYGLFASSGILFNHESPLRGREFVTRKITDTVAKIKLGKQDILELGNLSAKRDWGFALEYVEGMWRMLQAEQPDTFVLATGRTETVRDFVRMAFAGAGYQLEWSGKEERETGIDVATGKTLVRVNPKFYRPAEVDLLIGCADKARDMLGWKPETTLEQLCHMMVHADLTRNEQHETF, encoded by the coding sequence ATGAGCCAACCACGCAAAGCGATCATCACCGGCGTTTCCGGACAGGACGGCGCCTATCTGACGAAACTGTTGCTCGACAAGGGCTATCACGTGACCGGCACTTACCGGCGCACGAGCTCCGTCAACTTCTGGCGCATTCGTGAGCTCGGCGTGCTTGCTCATCCGAATCTGCGTCTGGTCGAACACGATCTGACCGACCTCGGCTCGACGCTGCGCCTGCTGGAAGGGGCGCAGGCCGACGAGTTATATAACCTCGCGGCACAGAGCTTCGTGGGCGTGTCGTTCGATCAGCCGGTGACCACCGCGGAAGTGACGGGCGTCGGCGCGCTGAATCTGCTGGAAGGCATCCGCATTCTGAATCCAAAGACGCGCTTCTACCAGGCGTCGACGTCGGAAATGTTCGGCCTCGTGCAAGCCGTGCCGCAACGCGAGGACACGCCGTTCTATCCGCGTAGCCCGTATGGCGTCGCCAAGCTGTTCGCGCACTGGTCGACCATCAATTATCGCGAGTCGTACGGTCTGTTCGCGAGCAGCGGGATTCTGTTCAATCACGAATCGCCGCTGCGTGGCCGCGAATTCGTCACGCGCAAGATTACCGACACCGTCGCCAAGATCAAGCTCGGCAAACAGGACATCCTGGAACTCGGCAACCTGAGCGCGAAACGCGACTGGGGCTTCGCGCTCGAATACGTGGAAGGCATGTGGCGCATGCTGCAGGCCGAGCAGCCGGACACCTTCGTGCTCGCCACCGGCCGCACCGAGACGGTTCGCGACTTCGTGCGTATGGCCTTCGCCGGGGCGGGTTATCAGCTCGAATGGTCGGGCAAGGAAGAGCGCGAAACCGGTATCGATGTCGCCACCGGCAAGACGCTGGTGCGCGTCAATCCGAAGTTCTATCGTCCGGCCGAAGTGGACCTGCTGATCGGCTGCGCCGACAAGGCCCGCGACATGCTCGGCTGGAAGCCGGAAACGACGCTCGAACAGTTGTGCCACATGATGGTCCATGCGGACCTGACGCGTAACGAACAGCACGAGACGTTTTGA